One Mesorhizobium sp. J428 DNA segment encodes these proteins:
- a CDS encoding SRPBCC domain-containing protein yields the protein MPLAQRIEPDTGHELTITRIYDAPRALVFRMWMEPDHMRVWSCPRGMTIPEATGGTAATGGSFRVVMQSEDGQRYIMRGTYVDVSPIERISFTHQWEEDGWEDNGGLSPLTTVTVRFEEMPGGRTRLTLHQGNFRNAAVRDGHEAGWTESLDKLVEHLETMS from the coding sequence ATGCCGCTCGCGCAAAGGATCGAGCCCGATACGGGCCACGAACTGACGATCACCCGCATCTACGACGCGCCGCGCGCGCTGGTGTTCCGGATGTGGATGGAGCCGGACCATATGAGGGTATGGAGCTGCCCGCGCGGCATGACCATCCCTGAGGCCACGGGCGGCACCGCTGCCACCGGCGGATCATTCCGGGTGGTGATGCAGAGTGAGGACGGACAGCGCTACATCATGCGCGGCACCTATGTCGACGTCTCGCCCATCGAGCGCATCTCCTTCACCCACCAGTGGGAGGAGGACGGATGGGAGGACAATGGCGGCCTCAGCCCGCTGACGACCGTCACCGTCCGCTTCGAAGAGATGCCCGGCGGCAGGACCAGGCTTACCCTTCACCAGGGCAACTTCCGCAACGCGGCGGTGCGTGACGGCCATGAAGCAGGCTGGACGGAATCGCTCGACAAGCTTGTCGAGCATCTGGAGACGATGTCGTGA